From a single Vitis vinifera cultivar Pinot Noir 40024 chromosome 18, ASM3070453v1 genomic region:
- the LOC100252591 gene encoding tryptophan aminotransferase-related protein 3, producing MAKIQISIYVGCLACSVILNVLLLSNYVYVGGKGELSWSRRAAEEAEAVAAVSCSGHGRGYLDGLVVDGSPVCECNSCFGGPDCSQFAPDCVADADSGDPLFLEPFWIQNAASSAMLVAGWHRMSYTFTNQSLISRLLEDHIRKLHTTVGNAVTQGRFIVFGAGSTQLLNAAVHALSPDNSSAPAKVVASFPFYTVYQLQTDFFRSVNFQFQGDASLWKNKSDSTLNFIEFVTSPNNPDGQLKKAVLQGPHVKTIHDHAYYWPHFTAIPAPADEDLMIFTLSKLTGHAGTRLGWALIKDEALYQRMSTYVKMNILGVSKDTQLRALKLLKVALEGSGKEIFEFGYTAMKERWERLSNALSESKRFSIQEIAPQYCTFFKTVRGPSPAYAWFKCEREEDKECYTVLKEAGIIGREGNLYGAETSYVRLSLLKSQDDFDALLHQINKLVAQEDGTKSII from the exons ATGGCTAAGATTCAAATCTCGATATATGTTGGGTGTTTAGCATGTTCTGTGATTCTTAATGTGTTGCTTCTGAGCAATTATGTGTATGTGGGTGGGAAGGGGGAGCTGAGTTGGAGCAGAAGAGCAGCAGAAGAAGCAGAAGCAGTGGCAGCAGTGTCATGCTCAGGCCACGGAAGAGGGTACTTGGATGGTTTGGTTGTTGATGGAAGCCCTGTTTGTGAGTGCAACTCCTGCTTTGGAGGCCCTGACTGCTCTCAATTCGCGCCTGATTGTGTTGCAGATGCTGACAG TGGGGATCCGCTCTTCTTGGAGCCCTTTTGGATCCAGAATGCTGCTAGCAGTGCCATGCTAGTAGCTGGGTGGCATCGGATGAGCTATACGTTTACAAACCAGTCGTTGATCTCACGACTCCTCGAAGATCACATTCGAAAACTACACACTACTGTCGGAAATGCAGTGACACAAGGAAGGTTCATTGTCTTTGGCGCTGGCTCAACCCAACTCCTCAATGCTGCAGTGCATGCCCTTTCACCAGACAATTCATCAGCCCCAGCTAAAGTAGTGGCATCCTTCCCTTTTTACACG GTTTATCAACTACAAACAGATTTCTTTAGATCAGTGAATTTTCAGTTTCAAGGAGACGCATCCCTGTGGAAGAACAAATCAGACAGTACCTTGAATTTCATTGAGTTTGTGACTTCGCCAAATAATCCTGATGGGCAGCTGAAAAAGGCAGTGCTTCAGGGTCCACATGTGAAGACTATTCATGATCATGCCTATTATTGGCCGCACTTTACAGCAATTCCAGCTCCTGCGGATGAAGATCTCATGATATTTACCCTTTCTAAGCTTACTGGTCATGCAGGCACTAGATTAGG ATGGGCACTGATAAAGGATGAAGCTCTATACCAGAGAATGTCAACTTATGTGAAAATGAATATCCTAGGTGTTTCCAAGGACACACAGTTAAGAGCTTTGAAACTCCTTAAAGTAGCCCTGGAGGGGAGCGGAAAGGAAATCTTTGAATTTGGTTACACAGCAATGAAGGAACGCTGGGAAAGACTGAGCAATGCATTATCAGAGTCAAAACGTTTCTCTATTCAGGAAATTGCACCACAGTACTGCACCTTTTTCAAAACAGTCAGGGGTCCTTCTCCAG CTTATGCATGGTTCAAGTGTGAAAGAGAAGAGGATAAAGAGTGTTACACAGTCCTCAAAGAAGCCGGCATCATTGGTCGTGAAGGTAATCTGTATGGTGCTGAGACTAGTTATGTGCGGCTCAGCCTCCTCAAAAGCCAGGATGACTTTGATGCATTGCTGCACCAAATAAACAAGTTAGTGGCCCAGGAAGATGGCACCAAAAGTATTATTTGA
- the LOC100257726 gene encoding LOW QUALITY PROTEIN: tryptophan aminotransferase-related protein 3 (The sequence of the model RefSeq protein was modified relative to this genomic sequence to represent the inferred CDS: inserted 1 base in 1 codon), translating to MAKIPISIFVGCLLGSVILNILFIANAYVGGKGELSWSRKAAEEEEAVAAVTCSGHGRAYLDGLVADGSPVCECNSLNTYPIVLQTLTRFIANAATCYISSGDPIFLEPFWMQNAANSAVLVAGWHRMSYRFDDQSFISQELERLIRRLHASTGNAITEGRFILFGAGSTQLINAAVHALSPHNSSAPAKXMATIPFFPVLNFYVWVYQQRTDFFRSVDFQFQGDTSLWKNNSDSTLNLIEVVTAPDNPDGQLNKAVLHGPYVKAIHDHAYYWPHFTAIPAPADEDLMIFTLSKLTGHAGTTFGWALIKDESVYQRRLKYKLLNVLGVSRDTQLRALKLLKLVLEGSGREIFKFSYTTMKNRREKLNNASSVSDRFSIQKIAPQYCTFFQTVRELMAAYAWLKCEREEEKDCHAVLIEAGIVGRDGTLFGAESSYVRLSLIKSQDDFDILLHQINKLVAKEDGHKSSN from the exons ATGGCCAAGATCCCCATCTCCATCTTTGTTGGGTGTTTACTGGGTTCAGTGATTCTTAATATTTTGTTCATAGCTAATGCATACGTGGGTGGGAAGGGGGAGCTGAGTTGGAGCAGAAAAgcagcagaagaagaagaagcagtgGCAGCAGTGACATGCTCAGGCCATGGAAGAGCATACTTGGATGGTTTGGTTGCTGATGGAAGCCCTGTGTGTGAATGCAACTCTCTCAACACTTACCCGATTGTGTTGCAAACATTGACAAGA ttcatCGCCAATGCTGCTACGTGCTATATTAGCAGTGGGGATCCAATATTTTTGGAGCCCTTTTGGATGCAGAATGCAGCTAACAGTGCAGTGCTGGTGGCTGGATGGCATCGAATGAGCTATAGATTTGATGATCAGAGTTTCATCTCACAAGAACTTGAGAGGCTCATTCGCAGACTACACGCCTCAACCGGGAATGCTATCACAGAGGGAAGATTCATTCTTTTTGGCGCTGGCTCGACCCAACTCATTAACGCTGCAGTTCATGCTCTTTCACCCCATAATTCATCGGCACCAGCAA GCATGGCTACAATCCCTTTCTTCCCGGTTT TAAACTTTTATGTATGGGTATATCAACAACGAACAGACTTCTTTAGGTCAGTGGATTTTCAGTTTCAAGGGGACACATCCTTGTGGAAGAACAATTCAGATAGTACCTTGAATCTTATTGAGGTTGTGACTGCCCCCGATAATCCTGATGGCCAGCTGAATAAAGCAGTTCTTCACGGCCCATACGTGAAGGCTATTCATGATCATGCCTATTATTGGCCGCACTTTACAGCAATTCCAGCACCTGCAGATGAAGATCTCATGATATTTACTCTTTCTAAGCTTACTGGTCATGCAGGCACTACATTCGG GTGGGCTTTGATCAAGGATGAAAGTGTGTACCAAAGAAGGTTAAAATATAAACTGCTGAATGTCCTAGGTGTTTCTAGGGACACTCAGCTAAGAGCTTTGAAACTTCTGAAACTAGTCTTGGAGGGGAGCGGCAGGGAGATATTTAAATTTAGCTACACAACAATGAAGAACCGCCGGGAAAAGTTGAACAATGCCTCATCAGTGTCTGACCGTTTCTCTATCCAGAAAATTGCACCACAATACTGCACTTTTTTCCAAACGGTCAGAG AACTCATGGCAGCTTATGCTTGGTTGAAGTgtgagagagaagaagaaaaagactgTCACGCTGTCCTCATAGAAGCAGGCATTGTTGGCCGTGATGGTACTCTGTTTGGTGCTGAAAGTAGCTATGTTCGTCTCAGCCTCATCAAGAGCCAAGATGACTTTGATATATTGCTGCACCAAATAAACAAGCTAGTTGCCAAGGAAGATGGTCACAAAAGCAGTAATTGA